The DNA sequence GTTAATTCACTTCGAATTCCAGTTCTAAATGATGAACAGACAGGTATTGAAATCATCACTGAAAATAAAAAGTACGAATTTATTGATCAGCAAACTCCTGGTATAGAAAAATTAATCGACAAGCTTTATGAGAATCTTCCTAGTTTGGAAGAACCAAATTCAGAAATTAATCATCTAAAATTTCAAAAAACCAGGTTATATGAACTTGAAAAAAGTGTTAGTTAAAAACATAGAAAATATTTAAAATAATACAATTTCAAATAAAACACCTTTAATTATAAGAAAAATTCTCCTCCGGAAACATCTCGAATTGTGTGGTAGCATCAACCGTTAAACGGTATTTTTTACGAAGAATTTTATTGATGTTTTTCAGCGCACCGTCTGTTCCGATTTTGATGGAGTTTTCGGCAGAACCAAGAAGTCGACCGTTCTTTTTGTATGTATCATAAGAAGTTTCGGCAAGTAAATCACCTTCCGCATTGTAAACTTTCATGCTTACAATTACCTGATTCGAAAAAACATATTTCCCAAACCCAACCTTAAAATATTTCACTTTCGGCACTACCGCATATTGCGCATTATTGTTTTCACAAAACTCTGCAATCATGTTTTTTTCTGAGTCTTCGTAAGGAATATCATAATCAACACGGAGTAATTTACTACTTTTAGAAGTACTCAAATGATCTGACAATGCTGAGAAAAAAGCAGAATAAGTTGGCTCTTTTATTTCTTCGATATCAGGAAAAACTTCGGGATTAAAATATAGAACTTTATAGATTTTTGCTTCTCTATTTAATAGCACACTTTGTGCTGGGAGCGCACAGTAAGCTGTTAACAGCAATAGTATTGTAAAGTGTGTTCTAATTAAATAAATTTGTTTCATGGTTTTGGTAATGCAAAGATACTGCCATCCAGCAACATAAGCAATATAATTTTAAGATTATTTTAACATTTATTTATAGATTTCTGATTTATAAAAGCAATAGTGCTTTTAAGATTAAATAAATAGTTGTACTTTTGCACCCGTTACATAATAATCATTAAAACAATATTGGAATGTACTTAACAACTGACACGAAGAAAGAAATCTTCGCAAAACATGGAAAGTCTGACGCAGACACAGGAAGCGCAGAAGGACAAGTAGCCCTTTTTACTTTCAGAATTAACCACCTTTCAGGTCACCTGAAAAAGAACCACAAAGATTACGCAACTGAGCGTTCTTTGGTACTTTTAGTAGGTAAAAGAAAAGCGCTTTTAGATTATCTTAAGAAAAAAGATATTACTAGATATAGAGCTATTATCGCTGAATTAGGATTAAGAAAATAATCATTTTCCAGACAAAATTAAAGCAACTCAATCGAGTTGCTTTTTTTTATGCTTAGTTTGTAAATAGACAAGAATCAGTGTCAAATCTTCGGGAGGAAAATTATAAACTGATAATTTAGAAAAAATCAAATAATCAGCTTTTCAATAAGGAGCAATAAAACCTTCGCTTCTTACAAATCCCGTCCCGCTGTCCGCTGTATCCTCCCGTTCCGAATTCTCGGAAACGGGAGAGATGCCGCTTCCATCGCGGCTATAACTTCAGGCATTTCTTCTTATCACAGAAAACTCAATATCCTTCCACTGATACAAAAATCACTTTAATCAATCTGTAAAATAATTTCCTGCAAATTGATAACATCTTACCCAATTTCTTTTAGGTTCGTGATAAAAAAACCGCAACAATACTTCAAATAAAAAATCCGAAAATATATTTCCGGATTTCTATTTTTATTTCTTTCTCTTGGCTTTTGATTTCGCTTTTTCCTGTGCTCGGTTGGCTCCAATTTTCTTTGGAATTTTTCTCGCATGAGGACCGCCCCAGTTTTCTTTTTTGTTCTTGTCTTTTTTCTCGTGAAATGCGCCACCACCTTCTTCTAATTTTACAGTGTGTGCATTTTTCATCACCACCTCATCTTTTTCAGAAGCGATTTTTACTGGATTAATTTTAACTTCAATAGGGAAATCTTTCATGATTACCGACTTGTCCATTAAAATTTCAATATCCAATAGCTGCGTATCTTCATTTTTAGTAACGAAAGAAACGGCAATACCATTTTTATCTGCACGACCAGTACGGCCAATTCTGTGGATATACTGTTCCGGAACTTCAGGAATTTCGAAATTGATAACGTGGGTAATATCTGAGATATCTAAACCACGCGCCATAATATCCGTCGTAATCAAACCACGAACTTGCTGTTTCTCAAAACTTCGCATCGCATTCAAACGATAATTCTGCGATTTATTAGAGTGAATCACATCGAATTGATCCGGGAATAATTCTTCGATCTTGGTATACAATAAATCAGCGTGTTTCTTATTATTACAGAAAATAAGAACTTTCGAAAATTCTTCGTCTGTTTTTAATAAATGTTCAAGGAGATTTATTTTGGTATTAAAGTTTTCAACCTTATAACCAATTTGTTCAATTTTTTCTAATGGCGTTCCTGACTTTGCCAGGGAAATTTCCATTGGCCCGGAGAAATACTCATATAATAAAGCATCAACTGCTTCTGTCATGGTTGCAGAAAAAAGAATATTCTGTCTTTTCTCTTTCATCATTTGGAAAATATGCGTCAACTGAGCTTTGAAGCCTAAATTCAGCATTTCATCAAATTCATCGATGATTAATTTCTGAACTTCTTTTAAAGAAATTGCATTGTCAATCGCCAAATCCATTACTCTACCAGGAGTTCCGACTAAAATATCGCAACCGTCAGCAAAAAGTAATTTTTGAGTTTTAATATTTTTTCCACCGTAGATTCCGATTACTCTGGCGGTAATGTTTTTAGTTAAATTCTCAACAATTCCAGCAACCTGAACAACCAGTTCACGCGTTGGAACAAGGATAAGAACAGTTGGATTTCCAGTCTTATTATATTTCCAGGTTTTGAGAACTGGAAGTAGATATGCCAAAGTTTTTCCGGTACCGGTTTGTGCAATTCCCATCACATCTCTACCTGAAAGAATCGGGCTCAAAGTTTTTAATTGAATCGGTGTCGGTTCAAATAAATTAGAATCCGCTAAAACATCAAGAATTTTTTCGGGAAGATCGAAATCGGCAAAGGTCATTTTTTCCATTTTGCAAAGATAGTTTTTTTGAGAGGATTAGAATATATCTAATTTTTTATTTATAAAGCAGAATTATCTTTTTAATAATCTTAAAAAAAGAACAATCGCCAGAACAACTGAAAATATAACACTTAAGATAATCAAAAGCGTAATGTCTCCCATATGTAATGCTCTTTCAGAATTCCAAAGAATCGCAGTGGCAATAATATTGGAGCATAAAACCAGTGTTAAAACCAGATTAACAATACTCGATTTAATTAATTGATGCGTCTTTTCAAGATCTTTTATTTCGCTGGTAATAGTAAATTTATTCTCGTCTAATTTTTCAAGAAGTGAGCGTAATTCTTTCGGTATTTCCTCCACATTATCAATTAGATTCAATAGTTTCTGAGATCCAGATTTGACTAGTTTTTCAGGAGAAATTTTATTAAAGATGATTTTTTTAGTGAAAGGCCGCAGACTTTTTACAATATCCAAATTAGGATTAATACTTCTTCCGACGCCTTCAATTAAACTAATACCTTTCAAAAGCAAGTATAAATAGTCCGGCATATTCAGTCGGTTATTTTTTAAAGTGTGTATCATTTTACCAACCAATTTCGGAACGTCGATATTTTGCAAAGAAGTATGATGAACGAAATTAAGTACCTCTTCTACATCATTTTGAAACTCCTTTTCATCGGGAATCTCATAACTCACTGCCATTTTCTTCAAATTTTTAACAATCTTAGCAGCATTCTTTGATACAAAAGCAACGATTAATTGTTCCAGAATTTCTTTATCATTGGGTTGAATTTTTCCTACTGCACCGAAATCAATGAAAACAACTTTCCCATCTTTCGTTATTAGAATATTTCCCGCGTGCGGATCGGCGTGAAAAAATCCGTAATCTAGAATTTGTGAAACAAAAAGCCGTAAACCAACTTCCGAAATTTTCACTGGATTTATTTCGTTTTCTAAAAGTGCTTCTTTATCGGTGATTTTTAAGCCATCAATAAATTCCATGCAAAGAATATTATTGCTGCAAAACTCCTCATAGACTTTCGGAACATACGTTTCCTTATTATTTTTAAAGTTTAAGGCGAACTGTTGAATATTATTCTTTTCGTTGGTTAATGAAATTTCTTCCAGCAAAGATTTTTCAAAAGTAGAAATTGCACTCTTTAAATTGAATCTCACTCCAATATCAGAATACGTTGAAATCACTTTTATCAAATCGTGAATCAACAATAAATCATCCTGAATAATTTCCTGAACATTTGGTTTTTTAACTTTTAGAATTACTTCGGAACCGTCATTTAAAATAGCTTTATAAACTTGCGCAATCGACGCTGTGGCGACTGGCTTTTTCTGAATCTCTTTAAAATGTTCATAAGGTGAAATATTGAATTCCTGCTCTAAAATCTCTTCCAGATTCAAATCAACTTCTTCCACTTTATCCTGAAGTTTCTGCAATTCCAGAATTAAGTCCGTCGGTAGCAAATCTTCACGGCTGGAAAATGCCTGACCTAATTTCACAAAAGTTGGTCCCAATTCCTCTAAAGTCATTCTAATTCTTTCGTAAACAGAATTAGTCAAAACGATTTCATTTTCATCAACGGAAGGTTCATTATTTTTGGCGAGATTCATTCTGGCTAAAATATCTTTGAATCCATATTTACTAAAAATGGAAATCAATTTTGCGGAACGTTTCAGTTTTCTCTGTTGTTTATCGAACATAAAAAAGTTTTAGAATAAGGTTCAAAAAGTATTCCCCAATTATTTAAAAAAGGGGAATATTTATCATATTATATTTTTGAGAAAGTTCCAAATTATTCCCACTCGATCGTTGCCGGTGGTTTACTTGAGATATCATAAGCAACACGGTTAATCCCGCGAACTTCATTGATAATTCTATTGGAAATGGTATCCAAAAATTCGTACGGAAGTCTGCTCCAGGTTGCGGTCATGAAATCAGTCGTATTCGCTGAACGTACAACCGCTGTGTATTCATATGTTCTTTCGTCGCCCATTACGCCTACAGATTTCACTGGAAGTAAAACGACGAACGCCTGAGAAACTTTATCGTATAAATCATTCTTGTATAATTCTTCGATGAAAATATCATCGGCTTCCTGTAAGATTCTTACTTTCTCTTCATCGACTGCTCCAAGAATTCTGATTCCTAATCCAGGTCCCGGGAACGGATGACGGTGAACCAAATGATGTGGAATACCGAGTTCCTCTCCTACTTTGCGAACCTCATCTTTAAAGAGTTCACGCAAAGGTTCAAGCAATTCGAAATCCATTTCTTCTGGAAGTCCGCCTACATTGTGGTGAGATTTAATGACAGAAGAAGGTCCTTTTACAGACTGACTTTCAATCACATCTGGGTAAATTGTTCCTTGTGCTAAAAATTTAGCACCTTCGATTTTCTTAGATTCTTCATCGAAAACCGCAACGAATTCGTTTCCGATCGCTTTTCTTTTTTCTTCCGGATCTGAAACGCCAGCCAATTTGGATAGGAATCTTTCGGAAGCATCAATCATTTTAATTTTTAAGTTGAAATGTTCGCCGTAATTTTCCATTACTTTTTTGCCTTCGTCTTTTCTTAAAAGTCCGGTATCTACGAAGATACATTGCAACTGATCACCAATCGCCTTATGAATTAAAACAGCAGCTACAGAAGAATCAACGCCTCCAGAAAGTCCGAGGATTACTTTTTGATCGCCTACTCTTTCTTTAATATCAGCGATTGTTTCGTCGATATAATTAGTGAGTTTCCAGTTTTTTGGTGATTTACACACATTGAATACAAAGTTCTCCATCATTCTGGTTCCTTCTTCAGTGTGAGAAACTTCTGGGTGGAATTGGACGCAGTAGATTTTCTTAGCTTCATTTGAAATCGCAGAAATAACATCCGTCATTCCGTTGATGACAAACCCTTCCGGAAGTGTTTCTACTTCATCGAAATGGCTCATCCAAACGGTAGAAAAACGACTTACGCCAGATAGAAACTGATTCGATTTCTGAATTTCTAATTTTGCTTTTCCATATTCTCCTTTTTCTCCTTTTCTTACTTTTCCGCCTAACAAGTGAGTTGTTAATTGCATTCCATAACAAATCCCAAGGACAGGAATGTCTTGTTCAAAAAGTGCTTTATCAACTAAGTGTGCATTTTCTGCATTTACAGAACTTGGTCCACCAGAAAGAATAATTCCGGATGGTTCGCGCTCTAAGATTTCTGCTAAAGGAGTATTGAAAGGAAGGACTTCTGAGTAAACGCCCATTTCGCGGATTCTTCGTCCGATGAGTTGATTGTATTGTGATCCAAAATCGAGGATGATAATTCCGTTTTGCATATGTATTGTTAGGTGTTATTTTTTAACCACAAAGTCTCAAAAGATTAATTCAAAAAGCTTTAAATAAAAGCTAACAAAAGAGAAAATCTAAAGATTTTCAAAGCTGTTCTGTTCTTGCCAGATGTTAAATATTAAAATTTACACCCATTTAACTTTGTGACTTCGTGGTTTTAAATGTTATTTTATATCGTTATTTTAATTTAGTAACCGAATCCCTAGCCCTGATCGCAGTGAAAATCCCGGAATGAGGTGCGAGCAAAGCGAGCGCCGAATGAGGAATTGTAACGAAGAGCAGGTTCCCGGCTTCTAAAAATGATAATAAAAAAGACGTGGAAAACCACGCCCTATTATTTAAAACTTGCCGATGTCGTCTCTGTAATATTCGTAATCATAGTGAATAAGATCTGCATCTTTATACACTTCTTTGCGCGCTTCTTCGAAAGTATCGCCAGTGGCAACCAAACTTAAAACACGTCCGCCAGTGGTTAAAATCTGATTTCCTTTGACTCTCGCGCCGGCAAAAAGAAGTTGACTGGTCACTTTTTCTGTATTTCTGATTTCAAAACCTGTCTCGATTTGACGTGGATAACCGCCGGAACACATTACCAAACACACCGCTTTTTTGTCGCTGAATTTCAGTTCGATATCGTTTCCTTCTATGCAATCCATGATGACATCGTACAGATTATTTTCCAGCAAAGCCATAATTACCTGCGTTTCCGGGTCGCCTAATCTCATGTTATATTCCAGCAAATAGGTTCCGTTTGCCGTCACCATTAAACCGAAAAAGATAAAACCTTTGAACCGGATATTCGAAGCATGAAGTCCTACTAACGTCGGTTTTAAGATATTTTCGTCAAAATCTTTTTGATGGGCTTCCGTAAATTCCGGACTTGGCGCAACGCTTCCCATTCCACCAGTATTCGGTCCTGTATCACCTGAGCCTGCTTTTTTATAATCCTTCACTGGAATACATGGGAACAATTTATCGCCATTTGAAAAGGCGATAATGGAGGCTTCAAAACCTTTTAAATATTCTTCGATGACCAATTGAATTCCGGCATCACCAAATATTCTTTCGATCATAAATTGGTGAATAGTCATTTCAGCTTCGGCTAAATCTTCAGCAATCACAACGCCTTTTCCGCCCGCAAGTCCGCTGGCTTTAATTACTAGAGGAAACTCCTGCGTTCTTACGTAATCAATCGCGTCTTGATAGGCTTCAAATACTTTTGCTTTTGCAGTTTTGATATTATGAGTCTGCATGAATTTTTTGGAAAACGCTTTGCTTCCTTCTAATTCTGCCGTTCTTTTTCTTGGACCAAAAATCTTAAGATTATGTTTTTTAAATTCATCTACAATCCCACCCACTAAAGGTGCTTCCGGACCGACGATGGTTAAATCTATTCTTTCTTTGATGGCGAAGTCTCTTAACCCTTCGATGCTGTCTTCATATACATTCTGACCCAATGAATCTGTAGTTGCATTTCCTTTGGCGAAATATAATTTAGAAATCCTTTTATCGCTGTTGAGCTTTAAAGCGATCGCAGATTCTCTGGCGCCGTTTCCTACTATTAATATTTTCATAGTTTATTATTTGTTTGCTTTTTACAAAATTACTCAATTGAAAATAAATTTCAAATGGAGTTGGAAAAAATTTCCGTTCTATATCCCTATAGCAAAATCAATGCAAAAAGTGTCTCATTCCAGAAAACATCATTGGAATTCCATGTTCGTTGGCTGCTTCGATGCTATCTTCGTCACGCATACTTCCGCCTGGTTGGATAATTGCCTTGATGCCTTCCTTCGCACAAAAGTCAACCACATCTCTGAAAGGGAAAAAGGCATCTGAAGCTAAAACTAAATCGCCGTCGAATTTAAGTTTTGCTCTTTCTACAGCATGTTCGGTTGCCCAGATTCTGTTCACCTGACCGCCGCCAATTCCTAAAGCCTGGAATCCATTGGAAACAACAATCGCATTTGACTTCACATATTTTACAACACGTTGAGCGAATAATAACGCTTTTTCCTGTTCTGTTGTTGGTTTAAAAACGGTAACAGTTTTAATATCATCAGAAAACTGATTGTCATTATCTTGGACTAACATTCCACCATCAATTTTCACCCAAGTTTGCTGATCGGTCACTGGATTTTTAATTTTAATGATTCGCAGATTTTTTTTCTTTTTCAAAAACTCTAAAGCATCCTCATCGAAATCCGGCGCCATTACAATTTCTAAAAATGTTTTACTCAATTCTTCAGCCGTGGCTAAATCTACTTTAAAGTTCATTCCAATAATTCCACCAAAGATGGAAACTGGATCACATTCAAATGTTTTCTTGTAGGTTTCTACTGCTGTTGTTCCGATGGCAACTCCGCAAGGTGTAGAATGTTTTACGGCGCAACAAGCCATTTCGTCTTTGAATTCGTTTACGACTTTCCAGCATAAATCCATATCGCGAAGATTATTGAAAGAAAGTTCTTTTCCACCTAAAATTTCGAAATCTTTCATTGCACCGTTTTCGGTTGTTGAAGTGTAATACGCTGCAGTTTGATGTGGATTTTCGCCATATCTTAGATCTGAAACTTTTTGATAAGAAGCGTTTAGGTATTGTGGATAATCTTCATCTAAAAGCATTTGCGCAATGGCTGCATCATAAGCTGAAGTTAGATTAAATACTTTTCCGGCTAATTTTTTTCTCGTCTCTAAAGATGTTTCGCCAGATTCTTCGATTTCTTTTTGAACCAAAGCGTAATCTTCAACATTGGTAATTACGGCAACTGACTGAAAATTCTTCGCACCGGAACGCAACATTGAAGGTCCACCAATATCGATGAATTCTACTTTATCTTCTAATGAAATATCGGTATTTGCATGAGCGAAAAACGGATACAAGTTCACAACAACCATATCGATTAATCCGATTTCGTGTTCTTTCACCGTATTCATGTGTTCTTCATTAGAACGAACGGCAAGCAATCCGCCATGAACTTTTGGATGCAACGTTTTTACACGTCCATCCAACATTTCTGGGAAATCAGTTACTTCATCAATTTGAATTGGATTTAAACCAGCTTCTTTTAAATGCTTAAAAGTTCCACCTGTGGAAATTAATTCGTAATTGTTTGCTT is a window from the Kaistella flava (ex Peng et al. 2021) genome containing:
- the guaA gene encoding glutamine-hydrolyzing GMP synthase, with amino-acid sequence MQNGIIILDFGSQYNQLIGRRIREMGVYSEVLPFNTPLAEILEREPSGIILSGGPSSVNAENAHLVDKALFEQDIPVLGICYGMQLTTHLLGGKVRKGEKGEYGKAKLEIQKSNQFLSGVSRFSTVWMSHFDEVETLPEGFVINGMTDVISAISNEAKKIYCVQFHPEVSHTEEGTRMMENFVFNVCKSPKNWKLTNYIDETIADIKERVGDQKVILGLSGGVDSSVAAVLIHKAIGDQLQCIFVDTGLLRKDEGKKVMENYGEHFNLKIKMIDASERFLSKLAGVSDPEEKRKAIGNEFVAVFDEESKKIEGAKFLAQGTIYPDVIESQSVKGPSSVIKSHHNVGGLPEEMDFELLEPLRELFKDEVRKVGEELGIPHHLVHRHPFPGPGLGIRILGAVDEEKVRILQEADDIFIEELYKNDLYDKVSQAFVVLLPVKSVGVMGDERTYEYTAVVRSANTTDFMTATWSRLPYEFLDTISNRIINEVRGINRVAYDISSKPPATIEWE
- the rpsO gene encoding 30S ribosomal protein S15, which gives rise to MYLTTDTKKEIFAKHGKSDADTGSAEGQVALFTFRINHLSGHLKKNHKDYATERSLVLLVGKRKALLDYLKKKDITRYRAIIAELGLRK
- the purH gene encoding bifunctional phosphoribosylaminoimidazolecarboxamide formyltransferase/IMP cyclohydrolase, whose amino-acid sequence is MSKKRALISVSDKSGLVDFAKFLEANNYELISTGGTFKHLKEAGLNPIQIDEVTDFPEMLDGRVKTLHPKVHGGLLAVRSNEEHMNTVKEHEIGLIDMVVVNLYPFFAHANTDISLEDKVEFIDIGGPSMLRSGAKNFQSVAVITNVEDYALVQKEIEESGETSLETRKKLAGKVFNLTSAYDAAIAQMLLDEDYPQYLNASYQKVSDLRYGENPHQTAAYYTSTTENGAMKDFEILGGKELSFNNLRDMDLCWKVVNEFKDEMACCAVKHSTPCGVAIGTTAVETYKKTFECDPVSIFGGIIGMNFKVDLATAEELSKTFLEIVMAPDFDEDALEFLKKKKNLRIIKIKNPVTDQQTWVKIDGGMLVQDNDNQFSDDIKTVTVFKPTTEQEKALLFAQRVVKYVKSNAIVVSNGFQALGIGGGQVNRIWATEHAVERAKLKFDGDLVLASDAFFPFRDVVDFCAKEGIKAIIQPGGSMRDEDSIEAANEHGIPMMFSGMRHFLH
- a CDS encoding pyruvate decarboxylase → MKQIYLIRTHFTILLLLTAYCALPAQSVLLNREAKIYKVLYFNPEVFPDIEEIKEPTYSAFFSALSDHLSTSKSSKLLRVDYDIPYEDSEKNMIAEFCENNNAQYAVVPKVKYFKVGFGKYVFSNQVIVSMKVYNAEGDLLAETSYDTYKKNGRLLGSAENSIKIGTDGALKNINKILRKKYRLTVDATTQFEMFPEENFSYN
- a CDS encoding AarF/UbiB family protein, with protein sequence MFDKQQRKLKRSAKLISIFSKYGFKDILARMNLAKNNEPSVDENEIVLTNSVYERIRMTLEELGPTFVKLGQAFSSREDLLPTDLILELQKLQDKVEEVDLNLEEILEQEFNISPYEHFKEIQKKPVATASIAQVYKAILNDGSEVILKVKKPNVQEIIQDDLLLIHDLIKVISTYSDIGVRFNLKSAISTFEKSLLEEISLTNEKNNIQQFALNFKNNKETYVPKVYEEFCSNNILCMEFIDGLKITDKEALLENEINPVKISEVGLRLFVSQILDYGFFHADPHAGNILITKDGKVVFIDFGAVGKIQPNDKEILEQLIVAFVSKNAAKIVKNLKKMAVSYEIPDEKEFQNDVEEVLNFVHHTSLQNIDVPKLVGKMIHTLKNNRLNMPDYLYLLLKGISLIEGVGRSINPNLDIVKSLRPFTKKIIFNKISPEKLVKSGSQKLLNLIDNVEEIPKELRSLLEKLDENKFTITSEIKDLEKTHQLIKSSIVNLVLTLVLCSNIIATAILWNSERALHMGDITLLIILSVIFSVVLAIVLFLRLLKR
- a CDS encoding DEAD/DEAH box helicase translates to MEKMTFADFDLPEKILDVLADSNLFEPTPIQLKTLSPILSGRDVMGIAQTGTGKTLAYLLPVLKTWKYNKTGNPTVLILVPTRELVVQVAGIVENLTKNITARVIGIYGGKNIKTQKLLFADGCDILVGTPGRVMDLAIDNAISLKEVQKLIIDEFDEMLNLGFKAQLTHIFQMMKEKRQNILFSATMTEAVDALLYEYFSGPMEISLAKSGTPLEKIEQIGYKVENFNTKINLLEHLLKTDEEFSKVLIFCNNKKHADLLYTKIEELFPDQFDVIHSNKSQNYRLNAMRSFEKQQVRGLITTDIMARGLDISDITHVINFEIPEVPEQYIHRIGRTGRADKNGIAVSFVTKNEDTQLLDIEILMDKSVIMKDFPIEVKINPVKIASEKDEVVMKNAHTVKLEEGGGAFHEKKDKNKKENWGGPHARKIPKKIGANRAQEKAKSKAKRKK
- the purD gene encoding phosphoribosylamine--glycine ligase; its protein translation is MKILIVGNGARESAIALKLNSDKRISKLYFAKGNATTDSLGQNVYEDSIEGLRDFAIKERIDLTIVGPEAPLVGGIVDEFKKHNLKIFGPRKRTAELEGSKAFSKKFMQTHNIKTAKAKVFEAYQDAIDYVRTQEFPLVIKASGLAGGKGVVIAEDLAEAEMTIHQFMIERIFGDAGIQLVIEEYLKGFEASIIAFSNGDKLFPCIPVKDYKKAGSGDTGPNTGGMGSVAPSPEFTEAHQKDFDENILKPTLVGLHASNIRFKGFIFFGLMVTANGTYLLEYNMRLGDPETQVIMALLENNLYDVIMDCIEGNDIELKFSDKKAVCLVMCSGGYPRQIETGFEIRNTEKVTSQLLFAGARVKGNQILTTGGRVLSLVATGDTFEEARKEVYKDADLIHYDYEYYRDDIGKF